In Deltaproteobacteria bacterium, a single genomic region encodes these proteins:
- a CDS encoding penicillin-insensitive murein endopeptidase translates to MLQSSLFDAVLQGFAFVAATQGAAAQAPLRVDDPSALFVSPLSIEPLAEPRWVVHTLRPRDKLGRVAARYGVELADLRAWNRLDPNENPAKRRKTLRVLARRIPPAPMKIAYVVQSGEDWDDVAAKLRVSRRALQASARRGGPLVAGATVVTWIDPLEGPAFEPDAAPLEVALELPTDARSVGLPQRGRLEHGASLPASPLWTLAHPSRAFGSSHTLAVLRDAFTTLRNDTGYRGEVTIGALSRPHGGRFAPHRSHQSGRDIDIRLPLVAGLGDDVRHPGVDDIDWYATWAIVDAFLRTGEVEAVFLELGRHERLYTAARILGVPRERLQEIIRWANWSGHVIVKHSEGHDTHIHVRIRCGDDEPRCRTEE, encoded by the coding sequence ATGCTGCAGTCCTCCTTGTTCGATGCCGTGCTCCAAGGCTTCGCGTTCGTCGCGGCCACCCAGGGTGCAGCCGCCCAGGCGCCGCTGCGCGTCGACGATCCGAGCGCGCTGTTCGTATCGCCGCTGTCGATCGAGCCGCTCGCCGAGCCGCGCTGGGTCGTGCACACGCTGCGACCGCGCGACAAGCTCGGGCGCGTCGCGGCGCGGTACGGCGTCGAGCTGGCCGACCTGCGGGCGTGGAATCGCCTCGATCCCAACGAGAACCCGGCCAAGCGACGCAAGACCCTGCGCGTGCTGGCCCGGCGCATCCCCCCGGCGCCGATGAAGATCGCATACGTCGTGCAGTCCGGCGAGGACTGGGACGACGTCGCCGCCAAGCTGCGGGTCTCCCGTCGCGCGCTGCAGGCGAGCGCGCGACGTGGGGGTCCGCTGGTCGCGGGTGCGACCGTGGTGACGTGGATCGATCCACTCGAGGGGCCCGCGTTCGAGCCCGACGCCGCGCCCCTCGAGGTCGCGCTCGAGCTGCCGACCGACGCCCGCAGCGTCGGACTGCCGCAACGCGGTCGCCTCGAGCACGGTGCGAGCCTGCCCGCCTCGCCGCTGTGGACACTGGCCCATCCATCCCGCGCGTTCGGCAGCAGCCACACGCTGGCGGTGCTCCGCGACGCGTTCACGACGCTGCGCAACGACACCGGCTACCGCGGCGAGGTCACGATCGGCGCGCTCAGTCGGCCCCACGGGGGTCGCTTCGCGCCGCATCGCTCGCACCAGTCGGGTCGCGACATCGACATCCGGCTGCCACTGGTGGCGGGCCTGGGCGATGACGTACGGCATCCCGGCGTCGACGACATCGACTGGTACGCCACCTGGGCCATCGTCGACGCGTTCCTGCGCACGGGCGAGGTCGAGGCGGTGTTCCTCGAGCTCGGACGCCACGAGCGGCTCTACACCGCCGCGCGCATCCTCGGGGTCCCGCGCGAGCGACTGCAAGAGATCATCCGCTGGGCCAACTGGAGCGGCCACGTGATCGTCAAGCACAGCGAGGGCCACGACACGCACATCCACGTGCGCATCCGCTGCGGCGACGACGAGCCGCGCTGTCGCACCGAGGAGTGA
- a CDS encoding SDR family NAD(P)-dependent oxidoreductase, with protein MSDERPAAEPAHVVVTGASSGIGAALVREYAGSGARVTMVARRGALLEQLAAELGDRVAVVLADLSRPEQATAWLDGAQARFGPVDTLINNAGVQIVARTVEVECDAMRSLFEVDLLSPLALIQRVLPGMLARDRGAIVNIASLAALAPTPGMTHYSAAKAGIAAASECLRGELRETGVRVLTVYPGPVDTPMARAAYDVVPPTTAVKLLPEGVPTVLARRIRMAVERRRARIVYPRVYVLARHTPALTRMMMDAMTPLPPSRA; from the coding sequence ATGTCCGATGAACGCCCCGCCGCCGAGCCTGCCCACGTCGTCGTCACCGGGGCCTCGAGCGGTATCGGAGCCGCCCTGGTCCGCGAGTACGCCGGCAGCGGCGCGCGCGTGACCATGGTCGCGCGCCGCGGGGCCCTGCTCGAGCAGCTCGCCGCCGAGCTCGGCGATCGCGTGGCGGTGGTGCTCGCCGATCTGTCGCGGCCCGAGCAGGCGACCGCGTGGCTCGACGGCGCGCAGGCCCGCTTCGGCCCGGTCGACACCCTCATCAACAACGCGGGCGTGCAGATCGTCGCGCGCACCGTCGAGGTCGAGTGCGATGCGATGCGCAGCCTCTTCGAGGTCGATCTGCTGTCCCCGTTGGCGCTGATCCAGCGGGTGCTGCCGGGCATGCTGGCGCGCGATCGCGGCGCGATCGTCAACATCGCTTCGCTCGCGGCGCTGGCTCCGACCCCCGGCATGACCCACTACAGTGCAGCCAAGGCCGGCATCGCGGCGGCGTCGGAATGCCTGCGCGGCGAGCTGCGCGAGACCGGCGTGCGGGTGCTGACGGTCTACCCGGGGCCGGTCGACACCCCGATGGCGCGCGCGGCCTACGACGTCGTGCCGCCGACCACCGCCGTGAAGCTGCTGCCCGAGGGCGTACCGACGGTGCTGGCGCGGCGCATCCGCATGGCGGTCGAGCGTCGACGGGCGCGCATCGTCTACCCGCGGGTGTACGTGCTGGCACGGCACACGCCCGCGCTCACGCGAATGATGATGGACGCGATGACCCCACTACCGCCGTCACGCGCGTAG